One Paraburkholderia caffeinilytica DNA segment encodes these proteins:
- a CDS encoding c-type cytochrome codes for MKKMAQIISLGMLLAGSGCHDMDRSRAVDNPAVAGKTIAMQVCSNCHGVTGVSVSPNFPKLAGQRREYLVDQLTDFKMHTRSDPNAKRFMWGFTHLSESQIDELAAYFSSQQPVMGEPGDQSLIGAGKAIYASGLPDKGVAACVSCHGQRGEGMNQFPRLAGQHADYIIKQLLVFQLNVDQRPRGEIMKAVCANMSDQDMRAVAAFVEAFPPETEAAANPPPADQ; via the coding sequence ATGAAAAAGATGGCGCAAATCATCTCCCTTGGGATGCTGCTGGCAGGGTCGGGCTGTCACGACATGGACCGGTCAAGGGCGGTCGATAATCCGGCTGTCGCCGGAAAGACCATTGCCATGCAGGTCTGCTCGAATTGTCATGGCGTGACCGGCGTTTCGGTGTCGCCCAATTTTCCTAAACTGGCGGGGCAACGACGGGAATATCTTGTCGATCAATTGACGGACTTCAAGATGCACACCCGATCGGACCCGAACGCCAAGCGATTCATGTGGGGCTTCACGCACCTGAGCGAGTCGCAAATCGACGAGCTTGCCGCGTATTTTTCCAGTCAGCAACCGGTGATGGGTGAACCCGGCGATCAATCGCTCATTGGCGCAGGGAAAGCGATTTATGCGTCCGGATTGCCGGACAAGGGCGTGGCGGCATGTGTTTCGTGTCATGGCCAGCGTGGCGAGGGAATGAATCAGTTTCCGCGACTCGCTGGTCAACACGCGGACTACATCATCAAGCAGCTATTGGTTTTCCAGCTCAACGTCGATCAACGACCTCGCGGTGAGATCATGAAGGCAGTCTGCGCCAATATGTCGGACCAGGACATGCGCGCGGTGGCGGCCTTTGTGGAAGCGTTTCCGCCAGAGACCGAGGCAGCGGCCAATCCGCCGCCGGCCGATCAATGA